In the Quercus lobata isolate SW786 chromosome 5, ValleyOak3.0 Primary Assembly, whole genome shotgun sequence genome, one interval contains:
- the LOC115989619 gene encoding boron transporter 4-like, with amino-acid sequence MGKVSPAYIFAAFIPAVMIAGLYFFDHSVASQMAQQKEFNLKNPSAYHYDILLLAFMTLLCGLLGLPPSNGVLPQSPMHTKSLAVLKRQLMRRKMVESAKESIRQNASNSEVYGKMQAVFIDMDNSQVILPPITSVVKELEDLKEVVMKGENAKDTFDPEKHIDAHLPVRVNEQRVSNLLQSLMVAASIFAMPAIKKIPTSVLWGYFAFMAIDSLPGNQFWERMLLLFISPGRRYKVLEGVHASFVESVPFKYIATFTIFQFVYFLVCFGITWIPIAGILFPLPFFLLISIRQHILPKLFAKHPLQELDAAEYEEVTGAPRVSISLSFNERDAPHIGNGDRGVEMCDAEILDELTTSRGELKVRTVSFSEEKHDQVNMNCFAFSLLL; translated from the exons ATGGGCAAGGTTTCTCCAGCATACATCTTTGCAGCCTTTATTCCTGCTGTGATGATTGCGGGGCTTTACTTTTTTGACCACAGTGTTGCTTCACAGATGGCACAACAAAAGGAGTTCAATCTTAAGAACCCCTCTGCATATCATTACGATATCTTATTGCTAGCTTTCATG ACTTTGCTTTGTGGATTGCTTGGGTTACCTCCTTCGAATGGTGTCCTTCCACAGTCCCCCATGCACACTAAAAGCCTTGCTGTTCTCAAAAGGCAG TTGATGCGAAGGAAGATGGTGGAAAGCGCCAAGGAAAGCATAAGGCAGAATGCTAGCAACTCTGAAGTCTATGGCAAGATGCAAGCTGTGTTCATAGATATGGACAACAGTCAAGTTATACTTCCTCCG ATTACTTCAGTGGTTAAAGAGCTGGAAGACTTGAAGGAAGTGGTAATGAAAGGTGAAAATGCAAAGGATACATTTGATCCCGAGAAGCACATTGATGCTCACCTGCCTGTCCGAGTTAATGAGCAGAGAGTGAGTAATCTCTTACAGTCACTCATGGTGGCAGCATCAATTTTTGCTATGCCTGCAATAAAGAAGATACCTACATCAGTACTTTGGGGATACTTTGCTTTCATGGCCATAGACAGTCTTCCTGGGAACCAGTTTTGGGAAAGGATGCTCCTTCTTTTCATATCACCTGGACGGCGGTACAA GGTCTTGGAAGGAGTTCATGCTTCCTTTGTGGAGTCAGTACCATTTAAATACATAGCCACGTTTACAATCTTCCAATTCGTATACTTCCTGGTCTGTTTCGGTATAACATGGATTCCTATAGCTGGAATCTTGTTCCCTTTGCCATTCTTCCTTCTCATCAGTATAAGGCAGCATATTCTCCCCAAGCTTTTTGCGAAGCATCCTTTGCAGGAACTGGATGCAGCTGAGTATGAGGAAGTCACTGGTGCTCCAAGAGTTTCTATCAGCCTATCTTTCAAT GAAAGGGATGCACCACATATTGGAAATGGGGATAGGGGAGTGGAAATGTGTGATGCTGAGATATTAGATGAACTGACAACAAGCAGAGGGGAGTTGAAGGTTAGAACCGTTAGCTTCAGTGAGGAGAAACACGACCAGGTAAATATGAATTGctttgctttctctctcttattataA